The Kosakonia sacchari SP1 genome includes a window with the following:
- the gltP gene encoding glutamate/aspartate:proton symporter GltP: MKNMKISLAWQILLALVLGILLGSYLHYHSDSREWLIANLLSPAGDIFIHLIKMIVVPIVISTLIVGIAGVGDAKQLGRIGAKTIIYFEVITTVAIILGITLANVFQPGAGIDMSQLATVDISKYQSTTADVQSHAHGLMGTILSLVPTNIIASMAKGDMLPIIFFSVLFGLGLSSLPASHREPLVTVFRSISETMFKVTHMVMRYAPVGVFALISVTVANFGFASLWPLAKLVILVYFAILFFALVVLGIVARVCGLSIWILIRILKDELILAYSTASSESVLPRIIEKMEAYGAPASITSFVVPTGYSFNLDGSTLYQSIAAIFIAQLYGIDLSLWQEIILVLTLMVTSKGIAGVPGVSFVVLLATLGSVGIPLEGLAFIAGVDRILDMARTALNVVGNALAVLVIAKWEHKFDRKKARAYEREMLGKFDKTADQ; this comes from the coding sequence ATGAAAAACATGAAAATCAGCCTGGCCTGGCAGATTCTGCTAGCCCTTGTGCTGGGTATTCTTTTGGGTAGTTATCTGCACTACCACAGCGACAGCCGTGAATGGCTGATTGCGAATCTTCTGTCTCCGGCGGGCGATATCTTTATTCATTTGATCAAAATGATTGTCGTGCCGATTGTTATCTCGACGCTGATTGTCGGCATTGCAGGCGTTGGCGATGCGAAACAGCTTGGCCGTATTGGCGCGAAGACCATCATCTATTTCGAAGTGATCACTACGGTGGCGATTATTCTCGGCATCACGCTGGCGAATGTGTTCCAGCCGGGCGCGGGCATTGATATGTCGCAACTGGCGACGGTGGATATTTCGAAATACCAAAGCACCACCGCGGATGTGCAAAGCCACGCCCACGGCCTGATGGGGACGATTTTATCGTTGGTGCCGACCAATATCATCGCGTCGATGGCGAAGGGCGATATGCTACCGATCATCTTCTTCTCGGTGCTGTTTGGCCTGGGACTCTCTTCCCTGCCAGCCTCGCACCGCGAGCCGCTGGTCACCGTGTTCCGCTCTATTTCCGAAACCATGTTTAAAGTCACCCATATGGTGATGCGCTATGCGCCGGTCGGCGTGTTTGCGCTGATCTCTGTAACGGTGGCGAACTTTGGTTTCGCTTCGCTGTGGCCGCTGGCAAAGCTGGTTATCCTGGTCTATTTCGCTATTCTGTTCTTTGCGCTGGTGGTGCTGGGGATTGTGGCGCGCGTGTGCGGCCTGAGCATCTGGATTTTGATCCGCATCCTGAAAGATGAGCTGATTCTGGCGTACTCCACCGCCAGTTCGGAAAGTGTGCTGCCGCGCATTATCGAGAAGATGGAAGCCTATGGCGCGCCGGCGTCGATCACCAGTTTTGTGGTGCCGACCGGTTACTCCTTTAACCTTGATGGTTCGACGCTGTACCAGAGCATTGCGGCCATCTTTATTGCGCAGCTGTATGGCATTGACCTGTCGCTATGGCAGGAAATCATCCTCGTGCTGACGCTGATGGTGACCTCAAAAGGTATCGCCGGTGTGCCGGGCGTCTCCTTTGTGGTACTGCTGGCAACGCTGGGTAGCGTCGGTATTCCGCTGGAAGGCCTGGCGTTTATCGCCGGCGTTGACCGTATCCTCGATATGGCGCGTACGGCGCTGAACGTGGTGGGCAATGCGCTGGCGGTGCTGGTGATTGCCAAGTGGGAACACAAGTTTGACCGCAAAAAAGCGCGTGCTTATGAACGCGAGATGTTGGGCAAATTCGATAAAACGGCTGATCAGTAA
- the acs gene encoding acetate--CoA ligase: MSQIHKHDIPANIAGRCLINPEQYEAKYQQSVTDPDTFWGEQGKILDWIKPYKKVKNTSFAPGNISIKWYEDGTLNLAANCLDRHLAERGDQTAIIWEGDDASQSKLITYRELHRDVCRFANVLVSLGIKKGDVVAIYMPMVPEAAVAMLACARIGAVHSVIFGGFSPEAVAGRIIDSSSRLVITADEGVRAGRNIPLKKNVDDALKNPNVSSVEHVVVFKRTGGNIDWHEGRDLWWNELTDKASDQHQPVEVGAEDPLFILYTSGSTGKPKGVLHTTGGYLVYAASTFKYVFDYHPGDVYWCTADVGWVTGHSYLLYGPLACGAITLMFEGVPNWPTPARMSQVVDKHNVNILYTAPTAIRALMAEGDKAIDGTSRASLRILGSVGEPINPEAWEWYWSKIGNGKCPVMDTWWQTETGGFMITPLPGATQLKAGSATRPFFGVQPALVDNEGNALDGATEGNLVITDSWPGQARTLFGDHDRFEQTYFSTFKNMYFSGDGARRDEDGYYWITGRVDDVLNVSGHRLGTAEIESALVSHPKIAEAAVVGIPHNIKGQAIYAYVTLNHGEEPSPELYTEVRNWVRKEIGPLATPDVLHWTDSLPKTRSGKIMRRILRKIAAGDTSNLGDTSTLADPGVVEKLLEEKQAITMPS, encoded by the coding sequence ATGAGCCAAATACATAAACACGATATTCCCGCCAATATTGCGGGACGTTGCCTGATAAATCCGGAGCAGTATGAGGCCAAATACCAGCAATCGGTAACTGACCCTGACACATTCTGGGGCGAGCAAGGCAAAATCCTCGACTGGATCAAGCCTTATAAGAAGGTGAAAAACACCTCCTTCGCGCCAGGCAATATTTCTATTAAATGGTATGAAGACGGCACGCTGAACCTGGCGGCCAACTGCCTCGACCGCCACCTCGCCGAACGCGGCGATCAAACAGCCATTATTTGGGAAGGTGATGACGCAAGCCAGAGCAAACTCATCACCTACCGTGAACTGCACCGCGATGTCTGCCGCTTCGCCAATGTGCTGGTGTCGCTCGGTATTAAGAAAGGCGATGTCGTCGCCATCTATATGCCGATGGTGCCGGAAGCCGCTGTGGCAATGCTCGCCTGTGCGCGTATTGGCGCGGTGCATTCGGTCATTTTCGGTGGTTTCTCGCCGGAAGCGGTCGCCGGGCGCATTATTGACTCCAGCTCGCGGCTGGTGATCACCGCCGATGAAGGTGTGCGTGCAGGGCGCAATATCCCGCTGAAGAAAAATGTCGATGACGCGCTGAAAAACCCGAACGTCAGCAGCGTCGAGCATGTCGTGGTGTTCAAACGTACCGGCGGCAATATCGACTGGCACGAAGGGCGCGATCTGTGGTGGAACGAGCTGACCGACAAGGCCAGCGACCAGCACCAGCCTGTTGAAGTGGGCGCAGAAGATCCGCTGTTTATCCTTTATACCTCCGGTTCCACCGGGAAACCGAAAGGCGTGCTGCACACCACTGGCGGTTACCTGGTCTATGCCGCGTCAACCTTTAAATATGTCTTCGATTACCATCCGGGCGATGTCTACTGGTGTACTGCCGACGTCGGTTGGGTTACCGGACACAGCTACCTGCTGTACGGGCCGCTGGCCTGCGGTGCCATCACGCTGATGTTTGAAGGGGTGCCGAACTGGCCGACCCCGGCGCGCATGAGCCAGGTGGTGGACAAACATAATGTGAATATCCTCTATACCGCGCCAACCGCCATCCGCGCGCTGATGGCCGAAGGGGATAAAGCGATTGACGGCACCAGCCGTGCTTCGCTGCGGATCCTCGGCTCCGTGGGCGAGCCGATTAACCCGGAAGCCTGGGAGTGGTACTGGTCAAAAATCGGTAACGGTAAATGCCCGGTCATGGACACCTGGTGGCAGACGGAAACCGGCGGCTTTATGATCACCCCGCTACCTGGTGCTACCCAGTTGAAAGCCGGTTCCGCCACGCGCCCGTTCTTCGGCGTGCAGCCTGCACTGGTGGATAACGAAGGTAACGCGCTTGATGGCGCGACCGAGGGCAACCTGGTGATCACCGACTCCTGGCCGGGCCAGGCGCGTACGCTGTTTGGCGATCATGATCGCTTTGAGCAGACCTATTTCTCCACCTTCAAAAACATGTACTTCAGCGGCGACGGCGCGCGTCGTGACGAAGATGGTTACTACTGGATCACCGGTCGCGTGGATGACGTACTGAACGTCTCCGGCCACCGTCTGGGGACAGCTGAAATCGAATCGGCGCTGGTGTCGCACCCGAAAATCGCCGAAGCGGCGGTGGTGGGCATTCCGCACAACATTAAAGGCCAGGCCATTTACGCTTACGTCACGCTCAACCACGGTGAAGAGCCGTCGCCAGAGCTGTACACCGAAGTGCGTAACTGGGTGCGTAAAGAGATTGGCCCGCTGGCGACGCCGGACGTGCTGCACTGGACAGACTCGCTGCCGAAAACCCGCTCCGGCAAAATCATGCGCCGTATTCTGCGCAAAATCGCCGCTGGCGATACCAGCAATCTCGGCGATACCTCAACGCTCGCCGATCCTGGCGTAGTGGAAAAACTGCTCGAAGAGAAGCAGGCCATTACCATGCCATCGTAA
- a CDS encoding DUF485 domain-containing protein, translated as MMNNIYQQIENSAHFRELVERRQRFAFMLSIIMLIIYVGFILLIAFAPHWLGTPLHEGTNVTRGIPIGIGVIVISFVLTGVYVWRANGEFDRLTKAVLSEVKAS; from the coding sequence GTGATGAATAACATTTATCAACAGATAGAAAACAGTGCGCATTTCAGGGAGTTAGTCGAAAGACGGCAACGGTTTGCCTTTATGCTTTCCATCATCATGCTGATTATCTACGTCGGCTTTATTTTGCTGATAGCGTTCGCCCCACACTGGCTCGGTACGCCATTGCATGAAGGCACCAATGTTACGCGCGGCATTCCGATTGGCATTGGTGTGATTGTGATTTCGTTTGTGCTGACCGGCGTGTACGTCTGGCGGGCAAACGGCGAGTTTGATCGTCTGACCAAAGCGGTTCTGAGCGAGGTAAAAGCATCATGA
- the actP gene encoding cation/acetate symporter ActP, with protein sequence MKRVLTALAATLPFTAHAADAITGEVQRQPTNWQAIIMFVIFVALTLYITYWASKRVRSRSDYYTAGGNITGFQNGLAIAGDFMSAASFLGISALVYTSGYDGLIYSLGFLVGWPIILFLIAERLRNLGRYTFADVASYRLKQGPIRTLSACGSLVVVALYLIAQMVGAGKLIELLFGLNYHVAVVLVGVLMVLYVLFGGMLATTWVQIIKAVLLLFGASFMAFMVMKHVGFSFNNLFTEAMAVHPKGAAIMSPGGLVKDPISALSLGLGLMFGTAGLPHILMRFFTVSDAREARKSVFYATGFMGYFYILTFIIGFGAIMLVGANPAFKDAAGALIGGNNMAAVHLADAVGGNLFLGFISAVAFATILAVVAGLTLAGASAVSHDLYANVFRKGATERQELKVSKITVLVLGVVAILLGILFEKQNIAFMVGLAFSIAASCNFPIILLSMYWSKLTTRGAMIGGWLGLLTAVVLMILGPTIWVQILGHAAPVFPYEYPALFSIAVAFIGIWIFSATDNTEAGKLEREQFRAQFIRSQTGIGIEQGRAH encoded by the coding sequence ATGAAGAGAGTCCTGACGGCGCTGGCCGCCACACTTCCTTTTACGGCTCACGCCGCCGATGCCATCACCGGCGAGGTACAACGCCAGCCGACTAACTGGCAGGCGATCATTATGTTCGTCATTTTCGTCGCGCTGACGTTGTACATCACGTACTGGGCATCCAAACGGGTGCGTTCGCGCAGCGATTACTACACCGCCGGCGGCAATATCACCGGTTTTCAGAACGGGCTGGCAATAGCCGGTGACTTTATGTCAGCAGCCTCGTTCCTGGGGATTTCCGCGCTGGTGTACACCTCCGGCTACGATGGCCTGATCTACTCGCTCGGCTTCCTGGTTGGCTGGCCGATCATTCTGTTTTTGATCGCCGAACGCTTGCGTAACCTGGGGCGTTATACCTTTGCCGATGTGGCCTCTTATCGCCTGAAACAAGGCCCAATCCGCACTCTTTCCGCCTGCGGTTCGCTGGTGGTTGTCGCGCTGTATTTGATTGCGCAGATGGTTGGCGCAGGCAAATTGATTGAGCTGCTGTTTGGCCTGAATTACCACGTCGCCGTGGTGCTGGTTGGCGTGCTGATGGTGCTGTATGTGCTGTTCGGCGGCATGCTTGCCACCACCTGGGTACAAATCATCAAAGCGGTGTTGCTGCTGTTCGGCGCGAGTTTTATGGCCTTTATGGTAATGAAACACGTCGGCTTCAGCTTCAACAACCTGTTCACCGAAGCGATGGCGGTCCACCCGAAAGGCGCGGCAATCATGAGCCCTGGCGGGCTGGTGAAAGACCCGATCTCCGCCCTTTCACTCGGGCTTGGGTTGATGTTCGGCACCGCCGGTTTACCGCATATTCTGATGCGTTTCTTCACCGTCAGCGATGCGCGTGAAGCGCGTAAAAGCGTGTTCTACGCCACCGGGTTTATGGGTTATTTCTACATTCTGACCTTTATCATCGGTTTCGGCGCCATCATGCTGGTGGGCGCAAACCCGGCGTTTAAAGACGCGGCGGGCGCGCTGATTGGCGGTAACAATATGGCGGCGGTGCATTTGGCTGACGCTGTCGGTGGCAACCTGTTCTTAGGCTTTATCTCCGCTGTGGCGTTCGCCACCATTCTGGCGGTGGTCGCCGGGTTAACGCTGGCGGGTGCCTCTGCGGTTTCTCACGATCTCTACGCTAACGTGTTCCGCAAAGGCGCGACCGAACGCCAGGAGCTGAAAGTGTCGAAAATCACCGTGCTGGTGCTGGGGGTTGTCGCCATTCTGCTTGGCATCCTGTTCGAAAAACAGAACATCGCCTTTATGGTCGGGCTGGCCTTCTCGATTGCCGCCAGCTGTAACTTCCCGATCATTCTGCTCTCGATGTACTGGTCGAAGCTGACCACGCGCGGTGCGATGATCGGCGGCTGGCTGGGCCTGTTGACGGCGGTTGTCCTGATGATCCTCGGCCCGACAATTTGGGTGCAGATCCTCGGTCACGCCGCACCGGTGTTCCCGTATGAGTACCCGGCGCTGTTCTCTATCGCCGTGGCGTTTATCGGCATCTGGATCTTCTCCGCCACCGATAACACCGAAGCTGGCAAACTGGAGCGTGAGCAGTTCCGTGCGCAGTTTATCCGTTCGCAAACCGGGATCGGTATCGAGCAGGGCCGCGCTCATTAA
- a CDS encoding Gfo/Idh/MocA family protein, with protein MKKYALVGTGGRAGLYISAIGGQWKENARMVAFCDSNQTRMDYANQLLQNEDAQPVSTWKAAQFEAMIRETRPDVVIVTTMDRTHDDYIVRALHAGCDVITEKPMTIDEQRALRILDAIEQTGKTVRVAFNYRYAPHHSKVRELLMNNTIGDVYSVHFEWLLNTEHGADYFRRWHREKRNSGGLLVHKSTHHFDLMNFWLNSYPQRVYAEGGLRFYGKENAEKRGVTQFYPRTHGYAAADDDPFALHMADNPQLTALYLDAEHEDNYWRDQSVFSDGITIEDTLSVLVKYQNQCQLSYSLNTYLPWEGLNVVFNGSQGRLEMKIVEKSYVNAGGERASEGSLESCDITVFPMFAEPWKADFTLGEGGHGGGDNAMLADLFGTPGNDPLKRAADHRAGAMSILTGIAGNISMQQQRPVNFNEFELVARLKKQ; from the coding sequence ATGAAAAAATATGCTTTAGTGGGAACCGGCGGACGCGCCGGGCTGTATATTTCCGCCATTGGCGGGCAGTGGAAAGAGAATGCCCGTATGGTGGCGTTTTGCGACAGCAACCAGACGCGCATGGATTACGCCAACCAGCTGTTACAAAACGAAGACGCGCAGCCCGTTTCCACGTGGAAAGCAGCGCAGTTTGAAGCGATGATCCGCGAAACCCGTCCAGACGTTGTTATCGTCACCACCATGGACAGAACCCATGACGACTACATTGTGCGCGCGTTACACGCAGGCTGCGATGTGATCACTGAAAAGCCGATGACCATTGACGAACAGCGCGCGCTACGCATTCTCGATGCCATTGAACAGACCGGGAAAACGGTGCGCGTGGCGTTTAATTACCGCTATGCACCGCACCACAGTAAAGTGCGCGAATTGCTGATGAACAACACCATCGGCGACGTTTATTCGGTGCATTTCGAATGGCTGCTGAACACCGAACACGGCGCCGATTATTTCCGCCGCTGGCACCGGGAAAAGCGCAACAGCGGCGGGCTGCTGGTGCATAAATCGACGCACCATTTTGATCTGATGAACTTCTGGCTCAACAGCTACCCGCAGCGGGTGTATGCCGAAGGCGGGCTGCGTTTTTATGGCAAAGAGAACGCCGAAAAACGTGGTGTCACGCAGTTTTACCCGCGAACACATGGCTATGCCGCCGCTGACGATGATCCGTTTGCCCTCCATATGGCCGACAATCCGCAGTTAACAGCGCTCTATCTCGACGCGGAACATGAAGATAACTACTGGCGCGACCAGAGCGTATTCAGCGACGGCATTACCATTGAAGATACGTTGTCGGTGCTGGTGAAATACCAGAACCAGTGCCAGTTGAGTTATTCACTCAACACCTACTTGCCGTGGGAAGGATTGAACGTGGTATTTAACGGCAGCCAGGGGCGGCTGGAGATGAAAATCGTCGAGAAATCCTACGTCAACGCCGGCGGCGAGCGCGCCAGTGAAGGCAGCCTGGAATCCTGCGACATTACCGTGTTTCCGATGTTTGCCGAACCGTGGAAAGCTGACTTTACCCTTGGCGAAGGTGGCCACGGCGGCGGCGATAACGCCATGCTGGCGGACTTGTTTGGTACACCGGGCAATGACCCGCTGAAACGCGCCGCCGATCACCGCGCAGGCGCGATGTCGATCCTGACCGGTATTGCCGGGAATATTTCAATGCAGCAGCAACGCCCGGTTAACTTTAACGAGTTCGAACTGGTTGCAAGGCTGAAAAAGCAGTGA
- a CDS encoding LrgB family protein — translation MSDFALSLLCLAMTLVCYFLNKRLYRRFRKLPLMPLVFTPLLLVLMLVFGHISWQDYIGESHWLMWLLGPATIAFAVPVYDNLAIIRRHWMSLSAGVITASVVAVTSSVWLARLFTLPDEIQRSLAVRSITTPFALAAAGPIGGQPDLVALFVVVTGVFGMAVGDVLFLRLSIREGVAKGAGFGAASHGAGTARSYELGQQEGVVASLVMMLSGVLMVLAAPLIARVMF, via the coding sequence ATGAGTGATTTCGCCTTGAGCCTGCTGTGCCTGGCGATGACGCTGGTGTGTTATTTCCTCAATAAACGTCTCTACCGCCGTTTTCGAAAATTGCCACTGATGCCACTGGTATTCACGCCATTGCTGTTGGTGTTAATGCTGGTGTTCGGTCATATCTCCTGGCAGGACTACATCGGGGAATCCCACTGGCTGATGTGGCTGTTGGGGCCCGCGACCATCGCCTTCGCCGTGCCGGTGTATGACAACCTGGCGATTATTCGCCGTCACTGGATGTCGCTTTCGGCGGGCGTGATCACCGCTTCTGTAGTGGCGGTGACCAGCTCGGTTTGGCTGGCGCGCCTGTTTACGCTGCCGGATGAGATCCAGCGCAGCCTCGCGGTGCGTTCAATCACCACGCCTTTTGCGCTGGCGGCCGCCGGGCCGATTGGTGGTCAGCCGGATCTGGTGGCGCTGTTTGTAGTGGTCACTGGCGTATTTGGCATGGCGGTTGGCGATGTGCTGTTTCTGCGCTTATCGATTCGCGAAGGCGTGGCGAAAGGCGCAGGTTTTGGCGCGGCCTCGCACGGCGCAGGCACAGCGCGTTCTTATGAGCTTGGTCAGCAGGAGGGTGTAGTTGCAAGCCTGGTGATGATGCTTTCTGGCGTGTTGATGGTGCTGGCAGCGCCTTTGATCGCCCGCGTGATGTTTTAG
- a CDS encoding CidA/LrgA family protein, whose product MDVALSRVTPALVRRFQVPVQVLLYAGLFIFAQYLVQWLHLPLPANLVGMILLLGLILCRVIPLSWVRAGAHWLLAEMLLFFVPAVVAVVNYAQLLMVEGWRIFMVIGLSTLLVLGATAWVVDKVYRFELSRLKNE is encoded by the coding sequence ATGGACGTGGCGTTAAGCCGTGTTACGCCTGCCCTTGTGCGTCGTTTTCAGGTTCCGGTTCAGGTGTTGCTTTATGCCGGGCTGTTTATCTTTGCGCAATACCTGGTGCAATGGCTGCATTTGCCGCTTCCCGCCAATCTGGTGGGCATGATACTGCTGCTGGGGTTAATACTCTGCCGGGTGATCCCGCTTAGTTGGGTGCGCGCCGGTGCGCATTGGCTGCTGGCGGAAATGCTGCTGTTCTTTGTGCCTGCGGTGGTCGCCGTGGTCAATTACGCGCAACTGCTGATGGTAGAAGGCTGGCGCATTTTTATGGTGATCGGGTTGAGCACGCTGTTGGTGCTCGGTGCCACCGCCTGGGTGGTGGACAAAGTCTACCGCTTTGAACTCAGCAGGCTGAAAAATGAGTGA
- a CDS encoding LysR family transcriptional regulator: protein MDIRTLRYFVEVVRQQSFTRAAERLFVTQPTISKMLKNLEDELNCTLLIRDGRKLLLTDTGRVVYERGIAILAEFRQLETELGDINHLNKGVLRLGIPPMVGMLMAGPINLFSQRYPGVELKIAEFGGLTVQQAVSNGELDVAMTALPVEEESGLATLPLFSHAMCVLVPRSGSWLAREVVTPEELAEHPLLIYNEDFALSRQLMLLFQQHGVKPRIAVRSGQWDFLAAMVQAGVGIAILPEPVCQRLDKTTLRWIPLQSDLRWELGMIWREGVYLSRSAQAWLQCCKGFWLDEKSE, encoded by the coding sequence ATGGATATCAGAACGCTGCGCTATTTTGTGGAGGTGGTACGCCAGCAAAGTTTCACCCGCGCGGCGGAGCGCCTGTTTGTGACGCAACCGACCATCAGCAAAATGCTAAAAAACCTCGAAGATGAGTTGAACTGCACACTGCTTATCCGCGACGGGCGCAAACTGTTACTCACCGATACCGGCCGTGTGGTGTATGAGCGCGGCATCGCGATCCTCGCGGAGTTTCGCCAGTTAGAAACCGAACTTGGCGACATCAACCACCTGAACAAAGGTGTTTTGCGCCTCGGCATTCCGCCAATGGTCGGCATGCTGATGGCCGGGCCAATTAACCTCTTCAGCCAGCGCTACCCCGGCGTGGAGCTTAAAATTGCCGAGTTTGGCGGTCTGACCGTACAGCAAGCTGTGAGCAACGGTGAACTGGATGTGGCGATGACCGCGCTGCCGGTTGAAGAAGAGAGTGGCCTGGCTACCCTGCCGCTGTTCAGCCATGCAATGTGCGTGCTGGTGCCGCGTTCCGGCAGTTGGCTTGCGCGCGAAGTCGTCACGCCAGAAGAGCTCGCCGAACATCCGCTACTGATCTACAACGAAGATTTCGCCTTAAGCCGCCAGCTCATGCTGCTGTTTCAACAGCATGGCGTAAAGCCGCGTATCGCCGTGCGCAGCGGCCAGTGGGATTTTCTCGCCGCCATGGTACAAGCGGGCGTAGGCATTGCCATTCTGCCGGAGCCGGTCTGCCAGCGGCTGGATAAAACTACGCTGCGCTGGATCCCGCTGCAGAGCGACCTGCGCTGGGAGTTAGGAATGATTTGGCGCGAAGGCGTTTATCTTTCCCGTAGTGCGCAGGCGTGGCTGCAATGTTGTAAAGGGTTCTGGCTGGATGAGAAAAGCGAGTAG
- a CDS encoding Na+/H+ antiporter, whose protein sequence is MEIFFTILIMTLVVSLSGVVTRVLPFQIPLPLMQIAIGALLAFPTFGLHVEFDPELFLVLFIPPLLFADGWKTPTREFLEHGREIFGLALALVVVTVVGIGFLIYWMVPGIPLVPAFALAAVLSPTDAVALSGIVGEGRIPKKIMGILQGEALMNDASGLVSLKFAVAVVMGTMVFTVGGATLEFFKVAIGGLLAGFVVSWLYGRSLRFLSRWGGDEPATQIVLLFLLPFASYLIAEHIGFSGILAAVAAGMTITRSGVMRTAPLAMRLRANSTWAMLEFVFNGMVFLLLGLQLPGILESSLVAAEADPNVETWMLFTDIVLIYAALMLVRFGWLWTMKRFSQRFLVKKPMEFASWSDRELLIATFAGVRGAITLAGVLSIPLLLPSGDVFPARYELVFLAAGVILFSLFVGVIALPALLQHVEVRDHAQQYKEERMARAATADVAIVAIQKMEERLAADTEENIDNQLLTEVSSRVIGNLRRRADGRNNVESSLQEENLERRFRLAALRSERAELYHLRATRQISNETLQKLLHDLDLLEALLLENK, encoded by the coding sequence ATGGAAATATTTTTTACCATTCTCATCATGACCCTTGTCGTCTCGCTTTCTGGCGTCGTGACTCGTGTTCTTCCATTTCAAATCCCGCTTCCATTGATGCAAATCGCCATCGGTGCATTGCTCGCCTTTCCCACCTTTGGCCTGCATGTGGAGTTCGACCCGGAACTGTTCCTGGTTTTGTTTATTCCGCCGCTGCTGTTCGCCGATGGCTGGAAAACGCCCACGCGTGAGTTCCTCGAACATGGCCGCGAAATCTTTGGCCTGGCGCTGGCGCTGGTGGTGGTCACCGTGGTCGGGATCGGTTTCTTAATTTACTGGATGGTGCCGGGCATTCCGCTTGTGCCCGCCTTTGCGCTGGCGGCCGTGCTGTCGCCAACCGATGCCGTAGCGCTTTCCGGCATTGTCGGGGAAGGGCGCATTCCGAAGAAAATCATGGGCATTTTGCAGGGCGAGGCGCTGATGAACGACGCTTCGGGCCTGGTGTCGCTGAAATTCGCCGTGGCGGTCGTGATGGGCACCATGGTGTTCACCGTGGGTGGCGCAACGCTCGAATTTTTCAAAGTGGCGATTGGCGGTCTGCTGGCCGGGTTTGTGGTGAGCTGGCTGTATGGCCGCTCGCTACGTTTTCTCAGCCGCTGGGGCGGCGATGAACCAGCAACGCAAATTGTGCTGCTGTTTCTGCTGCCGTTCGCCTCTTATTTGATTGCGGAACATATCGGCTTTTCCGGCATCCTCGCGGCGGTTGCGGCAGGGATGACCATCACCCGTTCCGGCGTGATGCGCACCGCGCCGCTGGCAATGCGTCTGCGTGCCAACAGCACCTGGGCGATGCTGGAGTTCGTCTTTAACGGCATGGTGTTCTTGCTGTTAGGCTTGCAGTTACCGGGCATTCTGGAGTCTTCGCTGGTGGCGGCAGAAGCCGATCCGAACGTCGAAACCTGGATGTTGTTTACCGATATTGTGCTGATTTACGCCGCGCTGATGCTGGTGCGTTTTGGCTGGCTGTGGACGATGAAGAGATTCAGCCAGCGTTTCCTGGTGAAAAAGCCGATGGAGTTCGCCTCTTGGAGTGACCGCGAGCTGCTGATCGCCACCTTTGCCGGGGTGCGCGGGGCGATAACACTTGCCGGTGTACTCTCCATTCCGCTGTTATTGCCGAGTGGCGATGTCTTTCCGGCGCGCTATGAACTGGTGTTCCTCGCCGCCGGGGTGATTCTGTTCTCGCTGTTTGTTGGCGTAATCGCGCTGCCTGCGCTGTTGCAGCATGTTGAAGTGCGCGACCACGCGCAGCAGTACAAAGAGGAACGAATGGCGCGCGCGGCAACGGCGGACGTGGCGATTGTGGCGATTCAGAAGATGGAAGAGCGGCTGGCGGCAGACACCGAAGAGAACATCGATAACCAGTTACTCACGGAAGTGAGTTCGCGGGTAATTGGTAACCTGCGCCGCCGCGCAGACGGACGCAATAACGTTGAGAGTTCCTTGCAGGAAGAGAATCTGGAACGTCGCTTCCGCCTGGCGGCGCTACGATCGGAACGCGCCGAGCTCTATCATCTGCGCGCAACCCGGCAGATCAGCAACGAGACGCTGCAAAAATTGCTGCACGATCTCGACCTGCTGGAAGCGCTGCTGTTAGAGAATAAGTAA